From one Odontesthes bonariensis isolate fOdoBon6 chromosome 14, fOdoBon6.hap1, whole genome shotgun sequence genomic stretch:
- the dapk3 gene encoding death-associated protein kinase 3: MAGFRQEDVELYYEMEEELGSGQFAIVRKCKEKSTGVEYAAKFIKKRRLSSSRRGVSREEIEREVNILREIQHSNIITLHDIFENKTDVILILELVSGGELFDFLAEKESLSEEEATQFLKQILDGVYYLHSKRIAHFDLKPENIMLLDKNVPNPRIKLIDFGIAHQIKAGNEFKNIFGTPEFVAPEIVNYEPLGLEADMWSIGVITYILLSGASPFLGETKQETLTNISAVNYDFDEEYFSNTSELAKDFIRRLLVKDPKKRMTIDDSLEHPWIKVIKRRNVRQEERDHKTERRRLKTTRLKEYTIKSHSSMPPNNTYVNFERFSQVLEEIAAAEEGLKELERNQRSCQEDVAALLSIYEEKEGWYKEENQIISADLSHIRHELQRTQAQRKKCQEDARLTMQAANILKRKFGRLENRYEVLAEQVASEVRWVEELVKSISAEKGTLSSGSMP; the protein is encoded by the exons ATGGCTGGCTTCAGGCAGGAGGACGTTGAGCTGTATTATGAGATGGAGGAGGAACTTGGCAG CGGACAGTTTGCCATCGTCCGTAAGTGCAAGGAGAAGAGCACAGGTGTTGAATACGCAGCTAAGTTCATCAAAAAGCGACGGCTGTCGTCCAGTCGGCGGGGGGTTAGCCGCGAGGAGATCGAGCGTGAGGTCAACATCCTGCGGGAGATCCAGCACAGCAACATCATCACCCTGCACGACATCTTCGAGAACAAGACAGACGTGATCCTGATCCTGGAGCTGGTGTCGGGAGGAGAGCTGTTTGACTTCCTGGCTGAGAAGGAATCTCTGAGCGAAGAGGAGGCCACGCAGTTTCTCAAGCAAATCCTGGACGGCGTTTATTACCTCCACTCCAAACGCATCGCTCACTTCGACCTGAAG cCCGAGAATATCATGCTGCTGGACAAGAACGTGCCCAACCCCAGGATCAAGCTGATTGATTTTGGGATAGCTCATCAGATCAAagcaggaaatgagtttaagaACATCTTTGGAACTCCAGAGTTTGTCG CGCCAGAAATAGTCAACTACGAGCCGCTTGGCCTGGAGGCAGACATGTG GAGCATCGGAGTAATCACATACATTCT GTTGAGCGGGGCGTCTCCATTTCTGGGCGAGACCAAGCAGGAGACTCTGACCAACATTTCTGCTGTCAACTATGACTTTGATGAAGAGTATTTCAGCAACACCAGCGAGCTGGCCAAAGACTTCATACGCCGCCTGTTGGTCAAGGACCCAAA GAAGAGAATGACAATCGATGACAGTCTTGAGCACCCCTGGATTAAG GTGATCAAGAGGCGGAACGTACGGCAGGAGGAGAGAGATCACAAGACCGAGCGCCGGCGCCTGAAGACCACTCGTCTGAAGGAGTACACCATCAAGTCCCACTCCAGCATGCCTCCAAACAACACTTATGTAAACTTCGAGCGCTTCTCCCAGGTGCTCGAGGAGATCGCCGCGGCAGAGGAGGGCCTGAAGGAGCTGGAGCGCAATCAGCGCTCGTGCCAGGAGGACGTAGCAGCGCTGCTGTCCATATACGAGGAAAAGGAGGGCTGGTACAAGGAGGAGAACCAGATCATCTCTGCCGACCTGAGCCACATCCGCCATGAGCTACAGCGCACACAGGCCCAGCGCAAGAAGTGCCAGGAGGACGCCCGGCTGACCATGCAGGCCGCCAACATACTAAAGCGCAAGTTCGGGCGTCTGGAAAACCGCTACGAGGTTCTGGCTGAGCAGGTGGCCTCTGAGGTCCGCTGGGTAGAGGAGCTGGTTAAATCCATATCTGCAGAGAAGGGCACCCTCAGCTCTGGCAGCATGCCCTGA